A window of Perognathus longimembris pacificus isolate PPM17 chromosome 6, ASM2315922v1, whole genome shotgun sequence contains these coding sequences:
- the Stau1 gene encoding double-stranded RNA-binding protein Staufen homolog 1 isoform X1: MKLEKPMYKPVDPYSRMQSTYNYSMRGGAYPPRYFYPFPVPPLLYQVELSVGGQQFNGKGKTRPASKHDAAAKAVRVLQSEPPPERLEINGRESEEENLNKSEISQVFEIALKRNLPVNFESFPLPQVARESGPPHMKSFVTRVSVGEFVGEGEGKSKKIAKKNAARAVLEELKKLPPLPTVERVKPRIKKKTKAPSKPQTGPEYGQGMNPISRLAQIQQAKKEKEPEYVLLLERGLPRRREFVMQVKVGNHTAEGAGTNKKVAKRNAAENMLEILGFKVPQTQPAKPALKSEEKTPVKKPGDGRKVTFFEPGTGEENGTSHREDEFRTPHLSHPQLPAGILPMVPEVAQAVGVSQGHHTKDSPRAAPNPAKATVTAMIARELLYGGTSPTAETILKNNISSGHAPHGPLTRPSEQLDFLCRVQGLQVEYKDFPKNNKNEFVSLINCSSQPLLISHGIGKDVESCHDMAALNILKLLTELDQQSAEVPRTGSGPLAVCGRC, from the exons ATGAAACTGGAGAAGCCAATGTATAAGCCTGTTGACCCTTACTCTAGGATGCAGTCCACCTACAACTACAGCATGAGAGGGGGTGCTTACCCCCCAAG GTACTTTTACCCATTTCCAGTTCCACCTTTACTTTATCAAGTTGAACTTTCTGTGGGAGGACAGCAGTTTAATGGGAAAGGAAAGACGAGACCGGCCTCAAAACATGATGCTGCCGCCAAAGCCGTGCGCGTCCTGCAGAGCGAGCCCCCGCCAGAGAGGCTGGAG ATTAATGGAAgagaatctgaagaagaaaatctCAATAAGTCTGAAATAAGTCAAGTATTTGAGATTGCACTTAAACGGAACTTACCTGTGAATTTCGAG TCTTTCCCTCTGCCACAGGTGGCCCGGGAGAGCGGCCCACCCCACATGAAGAGCTTTGTCACCAGGGTTTCGGTTGGGGAGTTTGTAGGGGAAGGTGAGGGTAAGAGCAAGAAGATCGCCAAGAAGAACGCGGCCAGAGCCGTGCTGGAGGAGCTCAAGAAGCTGCCGCCATTGCCTACGGTGGAGAGGGTGAAGCCCAgaatcaaaaagaaaaccaaagcccCGAGCAAG CCACAGACCGGCCCAGAATACGGCCAGGGGATGAACCCGATCAGCAGGCTGGCCCAGATCCAGCAGGCCAAAAAGGAGAAGGAGCCGGAGTACGTGCTGCTCCTGGAGCGAGGCCTCCCTCGCCGCAGGGAGTTCGTGATGCAG GTGAAGGTGGGCAATCACACCGCAGAGGGCGCGGGCACCAACAAGAAGGTGGCCAAGCGCAACGCCGCCGAGAACATGCTGGAGATCCTGGGGTTCAAGGTCCCGCAGACGCAGCCCGCCAAGCCTGCGCTCAAGTCCGAGGAGAAG aCGCCCGTGAAGAAGCCGGGGGACGGAAGGAAAGTGACCTTTTTTGAGCCTGGGACGGGGGAGGAGAACGGGACGA GCCACAGGGAGGACGAGTTCCGGACGCCCCACCTCAGCCACCCGCAGCTGCCCGCCGGCATCCTCCCCATGGTGCCCGAGGTGGCCCAGGCCGTGGGCGTCAGCCAAGGACATCACACCAAAGActccccccgcgccgccccgaaCCCCGCCAAGGCCACGGTAACTGCCATGATAGCCCGAGAGTTGTTGTACGGGGGCACCTCGCCCACAGCCGAGACCATTTTAAAGAATAACATCTCTTCAGGCCACGCACCCCACGGACCCCTCACAAGACCCTCTGAGCAGCTGGACTTCCTGTGCAGAGTCCAGGGGCTCCAG gTTGAATACAAAGACTTCCCCAAAAACAACAAGAATGAGTTTGTGTCTCTAATCAACTGCTCCTCCCAGCCGCTCCTCATCAGCCACGGCATCGGCAAGGACGTGGAGTCCTGCCACGACATG
- the Stau1 gene encoding double-stranded RNA-binding protein Staufen homolog 1 isoform X2, giving the protein MKLEKPMYKPVDPYSRMQSTYNYSMRGGAYPPRYFYPFPVPPLLYQVELSVGGQQFNGKGKTRPASKHDAAAKAVRVLQSEPPPERLEINGRESEEENLNKSEISQVFEIALKRNLPVNFEVARESGPPHMKSFVTRVSVGEFVGEGEGKSKKIAKKNAARAVLEELKKLPPLPTVERVKPRIKKKTKAPSKPQTGPEYGQGMNPISRLAQIQQAKKEKEPEYVLLLERGLPRRREFVMQVKVGNHTAEGAGTNKKVAKRNAAENMLEILGFKVPQTQPAKPALKSEEKTPVKKPGDGRKVTFFEPGTGEENGTSHREDEFRTPHLSHPQLPAGILPMVPEVAQAVGVSQGHHTKDSPRAAPNPAKATVTAMIARELLYGGTSPTAETILKNNISSGHAPHGPLTRPSEQLDFLCRVQGLQVEYKDFPKNNKNEFVSLINCSSQPLLISHGIGKDVESCHDMAALNILKLLTELDQQSAEVPRTGSGPLAVCGRC; this is encoded by the exons ATGAAACTGGAGAAGCCAATGTATAAGCCTGTTGACCCTTACTCTAGGATGCAGTCCACCTACAACTACAGCATGAGAGGGGGTGCTTACCCCCCAAG GTACTTTTACCCATTTCCAGTTCCACCTTTACTTTATCAAGTTGAACTTTCTGTGGGAGGACAGCAGTTTAATGGGAAAGGAAAGACGAGACCGGCCTCAAAACATGATGCTGCCGCCAAAGCCGTGCGCGTCCTGCAGAGCGAGCCCCCGCCAGAGAGGCTGGAG ATTAATGGAAgagaatctgaagaagaaaatctCAATAAGTCTGAAATAAGTCAAGTATTTGAGATTGCACTTAAACGGAACTTACCTGTGAATTTCGAG GTGGCCCGGGAGAGCGGCCCACCCCACATGAAGAGCTTTGTCACCAGGGTTTCGGTTGGGGAGTTTGTAGGGGAAGGTGAGGGTAAGAGCAAGAAGATCGCCAAGAAGAACGCGGCCAGAGCCGTGCTGGAGGAGCTCAAGAAGCTGCCGCCATTGCCTACGGTGGAGAGGGTGAAGCCCAgaatcaaaaagaaaaccaaagcccCGAGCAAG CCACAGACCGGCCCAGAATACGGCCAGGGGATGAACCCGATCAGCAGGCTGGCCCAGATCCAGCAGGCCAAAAAGGAGAAGGAGCCGGAGTACGTGCTGCTCCTGGAGCGAGGCCTCCCTCGCCGCAGGGAGTTCGTGATGCAG GTGAAGGTGGGCAATCACACCGCAGAGGGCGCGGGCACCAACAAGAAGGTGGCCAAGCGCAACGCCGCCGAGAACATGCTGGAGATCCTGGGGTTCAAGGTCCCGCAGACGCAGCCCGCCAAGCCTGCGCTCAAGTCCGAGGAGAAG aCGCCCGTGAAGAAGCCGGGGGACGGAAGGAAAGTGACCTTTTTTGAGCCTGGGACGGGGGAGGAGAACGGGACGA GCCACAGGGAGGACGAGTTCCGGACGCCCCACCTCAGCCACCCGCAGCTGCCCGCCGGCATCCTCCCCATGGTGCCCGAGGTGGCCCAGGCCGTGGGCGTCAGCCAAGGACATCACACCAAAGActccccccgcgccgccccgaaCCCCGCCAAGGCCACGGTAACTGCCATGATAGCCCGAGAGTTGTTGTACGGGGGCACCTCGCCCACAGCCGAGACCATTTTAAAGAATAACATCTCTTCAGGCCACGCACCCCACGGACCCCTCACAAGACCCTCTGAGCAGCTGGACTTCCTGTGCAGAGTCCAGGGGCTCCAG gTTGAATACAAAGACTTCCCCAAAAACAACAAGAATGAGTTTGTGTCTCTAATCAACTGCTCCTCCCAGCCGCTCCTCATCAGCCACGGCATCGGCAAGGACGTGGAGTCCTGCCACGACATG